The Halichondria panicea chromosome 8, odHalPani1.1, whole genome shotgun sequence DNA segment ACAAGAAAGATTAGCAAGGAGGGAGCGGGAGCGACAGGCAAGATCCTCAGAAACAGCTGAACACACAGCCTGAGTGAAGCCTGAGTGAAGGTATTACTAACTCAAAGGGTTCTGGCGTTTGCCTAACAAACGTTTTGTGTAGAAAGTGCACAAGCTCGACAGGAACAAATGGATGCCAATAGAGTAACCCAGACTCCAGAGACCAGACAAGCACGCCTACAACAAATAGCTGCTTCCACCAAAACCAGCAGAAAGTTGCCAAACATTAAATGTTCATTACACTTACAGAGACTCTGGAGGCCACACAGGCATGCTTGGACCAACACAAGCAGAGGCATACAGTTGAGATGTGCCTCTTTTCGAACAATCTGCTGTTGAATCCAAGATGCTGAGGAGATGTTTATATTTGCAGTCATGCCAATAATGCATCTATTGACTACCACctaggcaataattatggatacACAGGCAACCTGCCACAAGATGTCTCTTCCAGCAGAGTTGGATGCGTCGCTTGCGTCAccctaattatagtgttgcAATTTTAAAATGGATGTCTGCAATGTGTATATAGGCATCCTGTGGCTTTGTTTCTCTGCCCATCTACTGACGGCCCACCATCATTTTCACTGTGCCACCGTTGCATTGCATAgcgaggcaggctctcctttttcctcaACGGtgccttctttctttctttctttcttcgTTTGTTCCTCCAATATCTTATTGAACCTGTGGTAAAGAAAAAGGAAAGGCTTGcacaggagctataattatacattgtacacaaaAGTCTCAAGCAGCTGTCGTTTTACTTTATAGGTCATAATTAACATTCCCTAAGATCGAGGGAGCTGAATTCATGTTTGGAAGAGGGTTCCCTTAAATCAAGGTTTTAGGGTATATCACGCGTGGTCTTCATTAGTGACAAGTAATTATCCACCTTAATATTACTGTCTACCGTGCCATCACAGGAACAATTATCTATGCAAGACAGTTTGCTTAAACAGAAAGGTGCGTGTGCATATACATACTGAATACACGTTCTTGTCGTGATCAATGAATATTATCTTTGTAGACAAGGCGCTACAAGACGCGAAGGCCTCCTTAGAGGAAGTACAAGAACACATGAAGGCATGGGAAGCGCAGTTTACATCCACTGATAAAAAGCTAAGAGCGGAGCGAGCTACCAGCTCTACACTAAAGGTACATGCAGGTTCTCACATCTGTTGCAAActcgtacgtacatgtacttatcattcatgtacatgtttaattgtaataattatatctagccGTGTCTATTAGTTAGACATGTATTGCAGACTGAgacatgctacatgtacttctgtGTCAGAAGGTAGATCCTCGTCCAGATGTTTGGGTTGCTACAACAAAACTTCCAGAATAGTACTAAGCCCAGTTCCTGGTGACGAAGTGGTAGAAAGACTCAATATTGTCGATTAGGGAAGCAGCATTGGTCCTACTAAGTTTATAGTCAAACTCAAAGGGCAGCACTTGACAAGCTCGTAATTATAGATAATCGAAAAAGAtagcttcataattatagctatagacgtTGTTTGTGACGCAGATTTTTTCAGGAATACAGTGACATTACTGAGTAAGTACCCCTACGTACATCTTTTATTACAAATAATCACTGGAATTCGTTGAATCTAACTCCCATATAAAAAATCTTTACCAAGCCTAGTTGGCGACCTAGCTTTATTTTAGAGACGCTAAGTAAGCAAAATAAGTTAGATAAAACACTACCTCTAGattgcaccatttgtgacaagcatgatctatataattatgcacactcACAGATGTGTAGTTGAGGGCATTGTATGTTTTTGTAATTTGTTGACTGCGTGCATGCAATTGCAGAAGCAGTTGACTGTGATGCAGCATGAGTGTGACCGTGCCAAGTCTATACAGAAGGAGGCTGACAAAATGAAGACTGAACTTAGTACTGTTAGAGGGTGTGTTCTTAATACAGTTTAGTATGCTTATGTGTTTAGAGTGTGACATGCAGAATTAATGCTGTGCTGAAAGGGTCCAGTGAAGAAGTGGAAGAGTTGCTAAAGAACTACTCAGCGTCTCAGTTAGCTACTTTCGTTACTGCAATCaaagggtacatgtacattgtgtgtaCAAACCTACTAACATAGATACATACAGTATAAGTTTTTGTAGTAATGTTTGATAGAAAAACCACAGAGCattttagtacatgtatgtgtgtccCACCCTTGCAGTGATTACGATGTGCTCAAACAGAAAAAAAAAGCATTACAAAAGGAGAAGGATGGGCTAGCACAAGATGTCATCGTCTTAAAAACACAGGTTTAACTATTTAATTCGCTTGAGGTTGTACATTTTCATCCATGACTTTTTCTGAGTACTTAATAatacatgacttgtacataCGACTTTGATTATCTGGTCCTCAGAACCTAAATTATCCGGCTTGGTAATTTTCTTTAGAAAAGGGCTTGCCCCTAAATGCGCGTAtgcattgcagctgttactatggaaaCAGGCATCCTTCTTCATcttctgtgcatgcgcagacaacaaTGTGTCACTgatgtttatcaataaagtgggtagATCAAGGTGTGGTTCATCTATTTGATTATCCAGTTATCcagcctgcctctggaaccaaggtgtttGAGGTTCCACTTCGTATACTAACTTACATTTTAAGTTTGCCGTTGAGTTGCAGCATGTCCAAATTTTAATATAGCTATGCATGTCTGTCATCATCATTGTTTTACGGTATCATCCATTTTGTAGCTTCGTGGGAAAGATTGTGAGCTGAAAGACTGCCAGGAGAGGTTGTCAACAGCTGAGAGTGATGTGCGTCACTTTGAACAGGAGAACAGAAACTTACGTGAAAAGGTGGAAATACTTTGCAAAGCAGCTGAATCACCTGGATCAAAGCTTGCTCTAAAACGGATGCTGGAAAGGTTTGTATTATTCAGTGACACTGTTAAGGTTGATCGGAGgctgctctcaaatagtagcctcctttgctAGCCATTTAgcagccgctctcaaatagtagcctcctttgctAGCCATTTAgcagccgctctcaaatagtagcctcctttgctagccatttagtagccgctctcaaatagtagccccagtgaactttgacttgaaaacttttgatgacaaactaaaggttgttgaattagtTGGAGCTAAGAAACACcgtctcgaattgtagcctcctcttccagcaaaatgaaacattcaGTAGCCGTGGCCTCTGGTTAAGCATAATTATCGTATTTGCTGCATGctagaggaggctacaattcgagagaggccactgttcaagagaggCGTTTATTAGCCCCAGCTATTCCCTTAGTTTATTATCAAAAGTTTTTTTCACCTGCacaaacttgaactctgccatgagagtgtctttgtgaagcactaacaaacTGCTACTGTAGAGACCAGTATCAGCATGACTGCCGTGCAGAGACATACTGTTTGAGATCAGCTTCTATTGGCAAtagggaggctactatatGAGTGCAGCCTTTTATACAAGAGCAGCCTCGATCCCATGCCGCACTTCCTCTGAAGATGGGCCTGCATGGTATCGACtatttgcgcatgcgccacctaCATGTAATCTTTTCTGGGGACTTAACattgtatatgctcagtaaaacaatgacgtcacaatgAACGGAAGTGTgattgtgaaggtttctagcccatctgatatatacccttagcctgctatgctaacaaaagactcacagcctgcaacagtgtgaaTGACAATCATCTGAACAGAGTGAAAGTTGACACTAGCCCCCATCTGATACAGtaactaaccttggtgaaagtctacatgCAGACTCTATCaaaaagaaaatagctgctgcaacaaacctacagctctgtctctacatatgtacatgtagctaacgGGGAAAtatcgcgcatgcgcaaacagtcagtagcaggcctccttttCTTCATTagaggcctgtgaaggaggctacatgtacctctgatcaagcataatgatacatgtacaatgtaacaATCATTATTTACTTTTTGAGTCACAGTAATGTGTaggcagcagcagcagcacaAACTTAAAATGTTTGTCCTTACAGTCCAGCCCCACTGAAGGAGCACGGTTATTGCAATCAGATGGTTGGTAGTGACAttggagccagcccactgttAGCGTCTCGCACCAAGTCGAAGTCAAGGTataaatgcatgtgcattaatTAACTTTTACATGTTCACTAGCCTACTAGTTGGTTAGTATTCATTGTTTTCTTGCATTAGAATTGACGCCAGTCAAGCATCAACTTCTGATGTGGAAGTGGAGATGGCAGGATCCAAAAGAAGCCGGAATGAGCATTctggtacatacatgtacatgacagtTCACTATGTAGTGAAATTTTGAAGTGTGATGATTCAGTCACTATgcaccgtattactagaatattattgcgggtgaaaaacctttgcgaatgagccaaatcagcagaaaatttgaccttttgcgatctaactat contains these protein-coding regions:
- the LOC135339965 gene encoding E3 ubiquitin-protein ligase TRAIP-like isoform X2, coding for MCSLHQWVAPNKTCPTCRKKCPVKEVLKLFINGSDPLFSANLEDISSEEMKEQLSMQDSLLKQKDKALQDAKASLEEVQEHMKAWEAQFTSTDKKLRAERATSSTLKKQLTVMQHECDRAKSIQKEADKMKTELSTVRGINAVLKGSSEEVEELLKNYSASQLATFVTAIKGDYDVLKQKKKALQKEKDGLAQDVIVLKTQLRGKDCELKDCQERLSTAESDVRHFEQENRNLREKVEILCKAAESPGSKLALKRMLESPAPLKEHGYCNQMVGSDIGASPLLASRTKSKSRIDASQASTSDVEVEMAGSKRSRNEHSGIVFPVKKFRGLSTSENIASGFNGMGGQTKFIMPKPKVPKKPSFASSRLISKPFAPRKAPLNQPKIRF
- the LOC135339965 gene encoding E3 ubiquitin-protein ligase TRAIP-like isoform X1, giving the protein MRVPCTICTEVITKDAAATPCGHIFHYACLHQWVAPNKTCPTCRKKCPVKEVLKLFINGSDPLFSANLEDISSEEMKEQLSMQDSLLKQKDKALQDAKASLEEVQEHMKAWEAQFTSTDKKLRAERATSSTLKKQLTVMQHECDRAKSIQKEADKMKTELSTVRGINAVLKGSSEEVEELLKNYSASQLATFVTAIKGDYDVLKQKKKALQKEKDGLAQDVIVLKTQLRGKDCELKDCQERLSTAESDVRHFEQENRNLREKVEILCKAAESPGSKLALKRMLESPAPLKEHGYCNQMVGSDIGASPLLASRTKSKSRIDASQASTSDVEVEMAGSKRSRNEHSGIVFPVKKFRGLSTSENIASGFNGMGGQTKFIMPKPKVPKKPSFASSRLISKPFAPRKAPLNQPKIRF